The following proteins are encoded in a genomic region of Leptospira wolbachii serovar Codice str. CDC:
- a CDS encoding cytochrome c oxidase subunit I, whose amino-acid sequence MSSAHTKTEHGHSTDHNYLNHGSGIWSWMTTLDHKRIGLMYFATVSTLFLIGGFFALGIRLHLAKFGATPLLEPDTYNKFMTFHGAIMVFMVIIPGIPAFLGNFILPIQLGAKDVAFPRLNLGSYYIFIAGAAIAASSMIFNQVDTGWTFYTPYSTAKTSNGVILLVLGAFTMGFSSILTGLNFIVTTHKLRAPGMTMDRIPLMIWALYSTSIIQILATPILAITLLLIGAEKTLGVGIFDPDLGGDPVLFQHFFWFYSHPAVYIMILPAMGVISELITAFSKKTIFGYRAIAYSSVAIAAVSFLVWGHHMFVSGQSTLAGIIFSIITMFVGVPTAIKLFNWISTMYRGTVTFEAPMLFALGFMFLFTIGGLTGVFLASTGMDVHFHDTYFVVAHFHYVMVGGTLMALMGGIFYWFPKMFGRMTSDLGGRISWVLIFTGFNVTFFPQFILGAMGMPRRYFDYLPEYTNLNQISTVGSWLIGLGFVVALITMIHGILKGEKAPDNPWGAKTLEWQTSSPPPHENFINTPTVTAGPYDFR is encoded by the coding sequence ATGAGTTCAGCACATACAAAAACCGAACATGGCCATTCCACTGACCATAATTATCTGAACCACGGATCCGGAATCTGGTCTTGGATGACCACTCTGGACCACAAACGCATTGGTCTTATGTACTTTGCAACAGTTTCCACCCTTTTCTTAATCGGTGGTTTCTTTGCTTTAGGAATTCGTTTGCACTTAGCTAAATTTGGTGCCACACCACTTTTAGAACCGGACACTTACAATAAGTTTATGACCTTCCATGGTGCCATTATGGTATTTATGGTAATCATTCCGGGAATTCCGGCATTTCTTGGAAACTTTATCCTCCCTATCCAGTTAGGTGCTAAGGATGTTGCTTTCCCAAGACTGAACCTTGGTTCTTACTACATTTTCATTGCTGGGGCTGCCATTGCTGCTTCTTCCATGATCTTTAACCAAGTAGATACAGGTTGGACATTCTATACTCCTTACTCTACAGCAAAGACTTCGAATGGAGTGATTTTGCTTGTTTTGGGTGCCTTTACTATGGGTTTTTCTTCCATTCTTACGGGATTAAACTTCATTGTAACCACTCATAAACTCAGAGCTCCTGGAATGACTATGGACCGAATCCCTCTTATGATTTGGGCTTTGTATTCCACTTCAATCATTCAGATCCTCGCTACACCAATTCTTGCCATCACACTTCTTCTCATTGGTGCCGAGAAAACTCTTGGTGTGGGAATTTTTGATCCAGACTTGGGAGGAGATCCAGTTCTTTTCCAACACTTCTTCTGGTTCTATTCTCACCCGGCTGTATACATCATGATCCTTCCTGCGATGGGTGTGATCTCTGAACTCATCACTGCGTTCTCCAAAAAAACAATTTTCGGATACCGTGCGATTGCTTACTCCTCAGTAGCGATTGCAGCAGTATCCTTTCTTGTTTGGGGACACCATATGTTTGTTTCTGGTCAGTCTACACTCGCTGGTATCATTTTCTCCATCATCACCATGTTTGTTGGGGTTCCAACCGCCATCAAACTTTTCAACTGGATCTCTACTATGTATCGCGGAACAGTTACCTTCGAAGCGCCAATGCTCTTCGCTCTTGGTTTTATGTTCTTATTTACAATCGGTGGTTTGACAGGGGTTTTCCTTGCATCAACGGGTATGGATGTTCACTTCCATGACACTTACTTTGTGGTAGCACACTTCCATTACGTAATGGTGGGAGGTACTCTTATGGCACTGATGGGCGGTATTTTTTACTGGTTCCCAAAAATGTTTGGAAGAATGACCTCCGACCTGGGTGGAAGAATCTCTTGGGTTCTTATCTTCACTGGATTCAACGTAACCTTCTTCCCTCAGTTCATACTCGGGGCTATGGGAATGCCAAGACGTTACTTTGACTACCTTCCTGAATACACTAACCTAAACCAAATCTCTACCGTGGGTTCTTGGCTCATTGGACTTGGATTTGTGGTTGCTCTTATCACCATGATTCATGGAATTTTGAAAGGGGAAAAAGCTCCTGACAACCCTTGGGGTGCAAAAACACTCGAATGGCAAACGTCTTCTCCACCACCACACGAAAACTTTATCAATACTCCAACAGTAACTGCAGGGCCATATGACTTCCGTTAG
- the coxB gene encoding cytochrome c oxidase subunit II has protein sequence MSWSSLIPATSFMPIQATEIAKEVDLLYAFLIIASLVSFVILIGGMTWFLIKFKRTSLDQKSAYITHNNFAEFLWSFIPLIIMMGIFYWGMVIFEKLRTPPEDIAAEIHVTAEQWAWTYRYANGKEFYSSANDPMIVPAGKATKLILTSKDVIHSFYVPAFRTKQDAVPGKLTQLWFEPKQPGEYIVFCTEYCGTKHSGMMIKIKAVPSEEYAAWYHAEKKGEDSPADLGKTLFAQKACASCHSVDGSRIVGPTMKGLFGSGRKFADGSQSKADENYLRESILVSSAKIVEGYPPAMPVFQGQLSDEDVANLIEYIKSIK, from the coding sequence ATGTCTTGGAGCAGTCTCATTCCAGCGACCTCGTTCATGCCTATCCAGGCAACTGAAATCGCAAAAGAAGTCGATCTTCTCTATGCGTTTCTGATCATAGCAAGCCTTGTTTCGTTTGTCATCTTGATTGGTGGAATGACATGGTTCCTCATCAAGTTCAAACGTACAAGTTTAGACCAGAAATCTGCATACATTACTCACAATAATTTTGCAGAATTTCTCTGGTCGTTCATTCCTCTCATCATTATGATGGGGATTTTCTACTGGGGTATGGTCATTTTCGAAAAACTTCGAACTCCACCAGAAGACATTGCGGCTGAAATTCACGTAACTGCTGAGCAGTGGGCGTGGACATATCGGTATGCAAACGGAAAAGAATTTTATAGCTCTGCAAACGATCCTATGATTGTTCCTGCAGGAAAAGCAACGAAACTCATCCTCACTTCGAAAGATGTCATTCATAGTTTCTATGTTCCCGCTTTCCGAACCAAACAAGATGCGGTTCCCGGAAAACTCACCCAACTTTGGTTCGAACCAAAACAACCAGGTGAATACATTGTTTTCTGTACTGAATATTGCGGAACCAAACACTCCGGTATGATGATTAAAATCAAAGCTGTTCCTTCAGAGGAATATGCTGCTTGGTATCATGCTGAGAAAAAAGGGGAAGATAGTCCTGCCGATCTTGGAAAGACTTTATTTGCTCAAAAAGCATGTGCTTCTTGCCATTCGGTCGATGGATCTAGAATTGTTGGACCTACGATGAAAGGACTTTTTGGTTCTGGTAGAAAGTTTGCTGACGGAAGCCAATCTAAAGCAGATGAAAACTACTTACGCGAGTCCATTCTTGTTTCTTCCGCAAAGATCGTAGAAGGATATCCGCCAGCAATGCCGGTATTCCAAGGTCAATTGTCTGACGAAGACGTTGCCAATCTAATTGAATATATCAAATCCATTAAATAA
- a CDS encoding SCO family protein, producing MNIRFFFLLCLFWSGVLYAYDPHSNLTRENKLPKELENIGFSDVTGKSLNLDIPFRDESGKTVRFSDFLSKGKPILLSPVYFKCPTLCNFHLNGVFQGLKALDWTLGKEYQYIAVSIDPKENESISFPKKGAYLKEYGREGAESGLHLLTGTQESIDALTKQLDFRYAWDSEAKQYIHASGVYVLTPEGKVSRIFQGIQIEPRDLKFAFLEASSGKIGSFVDKFALFCFQFDPRKNKYTIYAYRMMQFGGAVTLLLLGAFLYINWRKITNNNRQGVT from the coding sequence GTGAACATTAGATTTTTCTTTTTACTTTGTTTGTTTTGGTCTGGGGTCTTATATGCGTATGACCCACATTCCAATCTCACGCGGGAAAACAAACTCCCGAAGGAATTAGAAAATATCGGATTTTCCGATGTCACTGGAAAGTCTCTAAACTTGGATATCCCGTTTCGCGATGAATCTGGGAAAACCGTTCGTTTCTCTGATTTTCTCTCCAAAGGGAAACCAATCCTTCTCTCTCCGGTGTACTTCAAATGCCCTACACTTTGCAATTTTCACCTCAATGGTGTGTTCCAAGGTTTAAAGGCGCTCGATTGGACTCTCGGCAAAGAATACCAATACATTGCGGTATCCATTGACCCGAAAGAAAACGAATCCATTTCGTTTCCCAAAAAAGGTGCTTATTTGAAGGAATATGGTAGAGAGGGAGCAGAATCGGGACTCCACCTCCTGACCGGTACACAAGAATCCATTGATGCACTCACAAAACAATTGGACTTTCGGTATGCTTGGGATTCGGAAGCAAAACAATACATTCACGCCAGTGGAGTTTATGTTTTGACTCCCGAAGGAAAGGTTTCACGAATCTTTCAAGGGATCCAAATCGAACCAAGAGATTTAAAATTTGCCTTTCTTGAGGCATCTTCTGGTAAGATTGGGAGTTTTGTGGACAAGTTTGCTTTATTTTGCTTTCAATTTGATCCGAGAAAAAATAAATATACGATATACGCATACAGGATGATGCAATTCGGGGGGGCGGTCACCTTACTCCTTCTCGGTGCGTTTTTATACATAAACTGGCGAAAAATAACAAATAACAACCGTCAAGGAGTCACATAG
- a CDS encoding COX15/CtaA family protein, translating to MTLKRFYTILSAMILINLLYGPLVRATDSGLACPDWPLCHGKFVPEFTFQIFMEVGHRYYSGILGILVGIGFIWILRNKETRERLGIAATLSLFFLISQVILGGLTVTKLLHPTTVNLHLLNAVLLLSACLTVRLLISESRSSVFQWKRPGKYFFVFVLIVVLYQLFLGGKVSSHYAGLACPDFPTCYGEWFPKMIGTIRFQMEHRLFGYIATLSVLSLSAYGILYLNNEKVKKCLKIAAYLISFQILLGAMNVLYQLPKLITGLHTLNGVLVFMFCFIAAFYHFRSEEKEVL from the coding sequence ATGACACTCAAACGTTTTTACACCATCCTTTCCGCTATGATCCTTATCAATCTTCTCTACGGACCACTCGTAAGAGCAACAGATTCTGGATTGGCATGTCCCGATTGGCCGTTATGCCATGGGAAGTTTGTGCCAGAATTTACATTCCAAATTTTTATGGAAGTGGGCCATAGATACTATTCTGGTATCTTAGGTATTCTTGTAGGGATCGGCTTTATATGGATACTTAGAAATAAAGAGACTCGTGAACGACTGGGAATTGCTGCGACCTTGTCGCTTTTTTTCCTGATTTCACAAGTAATCCTTGGGGGACTGACTGTCACAAAGCTCCTCCACCCAACAACCGTTAACCTACACTTACTCAACGCAGTTTTATTATTATCTGCATGCCTTACCGTTCGTTTACTCATCTCGGAATCCAGGTCGTCCGTATTCCAATGGAAAAGGCCCGGCAAATATTTTTTTGTTTTTGTACTCATTGTTGTTTTATACCAACTTTTTCTTGGAGGAAAAGTGAGTTCTCACTATGCAGGACTTGCTTGCCCCGACTTCCCTACTTGTTACGGAGAATGGTTTCCAAAGATGATAGGTACCATCCGTTTTCAAATGGAACATAGATTGTTTGGTTACATCGCAACTCTCTCCGTTCTTTCGTTGTCCGCTTACGGAATCCTCTACTTAAATAATGAAAAAGTTAAAAAGTGCCTTAAAATTGCGGCATATTTGATTTCTTTCCAAATTCTTCTTGGCGCCATGAACGTTTTATATCAACTTCCGAAACTAATTACCGGATTACACACGCTAAATGGTGTTCTCGTATTCATGTTTTGTTTTATTGCTGCTTTTTATCATTTTAGGTCTGAGGAAAAAGAGGTTTTATAA
- a CDS encoding heme o synthase — protein MFRLWNQLTKPRVTVLVLATVLPGMYLGTTGYPSLWEIFITLFGTYLMSSASFILNQYIERERDAVMYRTKQRPIPSGEISPIFALSLGVTVAVLAFGILTYFVNLLTAVCAFSALLSYVFLYTIWLKPRTEQNIVIGGISGCIGPLIGYAAMANALPIPAWVLFLMIFLWTPAHFWALAIFLKDDYAFAGIPMMPVVSGIQKTVNQIFLYAIAYSASVIGFYFADPRMGVLFLISAILLTILILVFAYRLKLSQDKLLAKRFFFFSILHLFLVSLAIVIDSKI, from the coding sequence ATGTTCCGATTGTGGAACCAACTCACAAAACCTAGAGTCACTGTACTTGTCCTTGCTACCGTTCTTCCGGGAATGTATTTAGGAACTACGGGATATCCATCTCTTTGGGAAATATTCATCACACTTTTTGGCACTTACTTAATGAGTTCCGCCTCTTTCATTCTCAATCAATACATTGAAAGAGAAAGAGATGCTGTGATGTACAGGACAAAACAAAGACCGATTCCTTCTGGTGAAATTTCACCTATTTTTGCGCTTTCTTTGGGAGTTACCGTTGCGGTTCTTGCATTTGGAATTTTAACTTACTTTGTCAACCTGCTAACGGCCGTTTGTGCTTTTTCGGCTTTACTTTCTTATGTGTTTTTATATACAATTTGGTTAAAACCAAGAACAGAACAAAACATTGTTATCGGTGGGATTTCTGGATGTATTGGACCACTGATTGGATACGCTGCCATGGCGAATGCCCTTCCCATCCCAGCTTGGGTTTTATTTTTAATGATTTTTCTTTGGACACCGGCACATTTTTGGGCATTGGCGATTTTCTTAAAAGATGATTATGCGTTTGCAGGAATTCCGATGATGCCTGTGGTTTCAGGAATTCAGAAAACAGTGAACCAGATTTTTTTATATGCTATTGCTTATTCTGCTTCCGTCATTGGGTTTTACTTTGCGGATCCTCGGATGGGCGTACTCTTCCTTATTTCTGCAATCCTCCTAACGATTTTGATTTTGGTATTTGCCTATCGATTGAAACTTTCCCAAGATAAATTACTCGCAAAAAGGTTTTTCTTCTTTAGCATCCTCCACTTATTTTTGGTAAGTTTAGCCATAGTCATCGATTCTAAAATCTAG
- a CDS encoding TPM domain-containing protein, protein MSILARYFSKSDLDEIKSAVGEAESKTSAEIVPFFAESSHHYKEWAWFGAFLMGGLSGVTFYTAQNLYSLVWGGESFFAVLSVWVGALLGLAITAVFPKVRINLVSRGAKQYFVDLRAKEAFLDEEVFRTKNRTGILIYISLFEHFVRVLPDKEIAKVVPKSEWNEAVRLIVDGMKSNKKKDGIVSSILFCGDLLKKYNIQIEKDDKNEISNEIRDGGKLM, encoded by the coding sequence ATGAGCATACTTGCACGTTATTTCTCTAAATCCGATTTGGATGAAATTAAGTCAGCGGTCGGAGAGGCAGAGTCCAAAACCTCCGCAGAAATCGTTCCCTTTTTTGCCGAATCTTCTCACCATTACAAGGAATGGGCCTGGTTTGGAGCCTTTCTTATGGGTGGGCTCAGCGGTGTTACCTTTTATACAGCCCAAAATCTTTATAGTCTTGTTTGGGGTGGCGAGTCCTTCTTTGCTGTTCTTTCTGTTTGGGTTGGGGCACTTTTGGGGTTAGCCATCACAGCAGTATTCCCAAAAGTCAGAATCAACTTAGTATCTAGGGGCGCAAAACAATACTTTGTCGACCTAAGAGCCAAAGAAGCCTTTTTAGATGAAGAAGTTTTTAGAACCAAAAATAGAACAGGAATTTTAATCTACATTTCTTTATTTGAACACTTCGTGCGAGTATTACCTGATAAAGAAATTGCGAAAGTAGTTCCTAAATCTGAATGGAATGAAGCTGTTCGTTTGATTGTGGATGGGATGAAGTCGAATAAGAAAAAAGATGGGATTGTTTCGAGTATTCTCTTTTGTGGAGACCTCCTTAAAAAATACAATATCCAAATTGAGAAGGACGACAAAAACGAAATCTCCAACGAAATCCGTGACGGTGGGAAATTGATGTAA
- a CDS encoding TPM domain-containing protein → MNINPKSINTKLHSIIKQPKVWLFVLVLLQTFTELSPFPVPKLERRVMDHAGILSEATITQLESNLKQFEVDTSNQIAVYTTPSLHDETIEDVSIQIFDEWKLGQKNKNNGVLLLIAPNERKMRIAVGRGLEGALTDIQAKQIIRNELRPSFKSGDMDGGVTAGVNAIMAAIRGEYAPSEDDVDTTGSDASAEVTSGVVGAIFTFFSLFIPAVGGIVFSIIGILITYPLLVEIFGGTVALFVAIALFVLVMILKRIFGLGQGGGGSGDGFFSGGGWSSGGDSWSSGGSDSWSGGGGDSAGGGSSGDW, encoded by the coding sequence ATGAATATCAACCCTAAGTCTATAAATACAAAATTACATTCTATTATTAAACAACCGAAAGTATGGTTATTTGTTTTGGTTCTTTTGCAGACCTTTACAGAGCTCTCTCCTTTCCCAGTTCCTAAACTCGAAAGACGAGTGATGGACCATGCAGGAATTTTATCAGAAGCTACCATAACCCAATTGGAATCCAATCTAAAACAATTTGAAGTGGATACATCTAATCAAATTGCCGTATATACGACCCCTAGCCTACACGATGAAACCATAGAAGATGTCTCGATCCAGATCTTTGATGAATGGAAACTGGGACAAAAAAACAAAAACAATGGTGTCCTCCTTCTCATTGCACCTAACGAAAGAAAGATGAGAATCGCTGTGGGCCGAGGTCTTGAAGGGGCCCTCACCGACATACAAGCTAAACAAATTATCCGCAATGAACTTAGGCCCAGTTTTAAATCGGGTGATATGGACGGTGGAGTTACTGCAGGAGTCAATGCCATAATGGCTGCCATTCGTGGGGAATACGCACCTTCAGAAGATGATGTGGACACAACTGGGAGTGATGCTTCTGCAGAGGTCACATCAGGAGTGGTTGGTGCCATATTTACATTTTTTTCTCTTTTTATACCAGCCGTTGGCGGAATTGTTTTCAGTATCATAGGCATTTTAATCACTTATCCTTTGTTAGTTGAAATCTTTGGTGGAACCGTTGCACTTTTTGTTGCTATTGCCCTATTTGTTTTGGTAATGATTTTAAAAAGAATCTTTGGCCTTGGCCAAGGTGGTGGCGGGTCTGGAGATGGTTTTTTCAGTGGTGGAGGTTGGTCTAGCGGGGGAGATTCCTGGTCCTCCGGTGGTTCTGATAGTTGGTCAGGTGGTGGTGGAGATTCTGCGGGGGGTGGGTCTTCCGGCGATTGGTAG
- a CDS encoding SpoIIE family protein phosphatase codes for MPKEVPPKVERGVLSAESYLKDQTKTIELAGDWEYYPGLLISPIELETLDSTREPHFFEVPGIWSESFFKRGFLAGDGYATFSLKINHGHKGIPLSLKVPEMETAYNLFIDGVKVTSNGVVATSYQTGKPEYRPRIVDFFPKENQTSILLQISNYHHRKGGPAQVIILGRTSDIHNKYEFAILRDMLLVGSILFMGIYHLFLFWNRKKDPFTYWFALTCILVALRVFVTGNKYIIQLYPDLPWEIHLKLSYLSFFLITPIFARYVYLLFKPYFSRRVYEFLKYLGFAFCFIVLVTRSSFYTYLMVPFQIFTLAGAFYAFFVLARAIRDSLPGSIIFLVSFAIFIASFINDILVNNLIIHGPLTIHFGIFTMFFVQSIYIARNFSKGFVEAEDLAIELSDKNQTLQGVQNQLKELNERLETRVKDKTEELQGKLDQIGKDMRLAKSIIQSVTKLPDIDSYLKVDILYKPIAEVGGDIYFVKRIQDFYYRFFLGDATGHGLQAALYSMMIQSEFERVSAVAMRPNDLLFYMNQHFYDKNADLQIYFPALVMDFDFHQKILRYAGGGVQNQIHMKKNGAFAKLENTGPIIGILEHYRYGILESKVESGDRIFLYTDGLFEELNESDGTQAWTDLLEVIQSTVSLPFAEVVPSIQTMLFQRMNKSQWKDDSTLIFIEIT; via the coding sequence ATGCCGAAAGAAGTGCCTCCCAAGGTGGAAAGAGGGGTTCTATCTGCCGAGTCGTATCTAAAAGACCAAACAAAAACAATAGAACTTGCAGGAGACTGGGAATACTATCCTGGTCTTTTGATTTCTCCCATAGAGTTAGAAACTTTGGACTCAACACGAGAACCTCACTTCTTTGAAGTTCCCGGAATTTGGTCAGAGTCTTTTTTTAAAAGGGGATTCCTTGCTGGTGATGGTTATGCTACCTTTAGCCTTAAAATAAATCATGGACATAAAGGAATTCCCCTTTCTTTAAAGGTCCCTGAGATGGAGACCGCCTACAACCTGTTTATTGATGGGGTGAAAGTGACATCGAACGGTGTGGTAGCCACCTCCTACCAAACTGGAAAACCCGAATACCGTCCTCGCATTGTCGATTTTTTTCCAAAAGAAAACCAAACTTCTATACTATTACAAATTTCCAATTACCACCATAGAAAGGGGGGACCTGCCCAAGTGATCATACTTGGAAGAACCTCCGATATCCATAACAAATATGAATTCGCTATTTTACGAGATATGTTGCTCGTTGGAAGCATTTTGTTTATGGGTATTTATCATTTGTTTTTATTTTGGAACAGAAAAAAAGATCCGTTTACTTATTGGTTTGCGCTCACTTGTATTCTTGTCGCCTTACGGGTGTTTGTTACAGGGAATAAATACATTATTCAATTGTATCCTGACCTTCCATGGGAAATCCATTTAAAATTAAGTTACTTAAGTTTCTTTCTAATCACACCTATTTTTGCCAGGTACGTTTATTTACTCTTTAAACCTTATTTTTCAAGACGAGTTTATGAATTCTTAAAATACCTAGGTTTTGCTTTTTGTTTTATTGTTTTGGTGACTAGATCATCGTTTTACACGTATTTAATGGTTCCGTTTCAGATTTTTACTTTGGCGGGAGCATTCTATGCATTTTTTGTTTTGGCCAGAGCCATTCGTGATTCGTTACCAGGTTCCATTATCTTTTTGGTTAGTTTTGCAATCTTTATTGCCAGTTTTATCAATGATATTTTGGTAAATAACCTAATCATTCATGGCCCCCTTACCATACATTTTGGAATATTTACTATGTTTTTTGTACAGTCCATTTACATAGCTAGAAACTTTTCTAAAGGATTTGTTGAGGCAGAAGATTTGGCAATTGAACTTTCAGATAAAAACCAAACTTTACAAGGTGTACAAAACCAACTAAAAGAATTAAATGAACGACTGGAAACTCGAGTCAAAGACAAAACAGAGGAACTGCAAGGAAAACTGGATCAAATTGGAAAGGATATGAGACTTGCGAAGTCCATCATCCAAAGTGTCACTAAACTCCCCGATATAGATTCTTATTTGAAAGTAGATATTTTATACAAACCAATTGCTGAAGTTGGTGGTGACATATATTTCGTAAAACGAATTCAGGATTTTTATTATCGATTCTTCTTGGGTGATGCGACAGGTCACGGTTTACAAGCGGCGCTCTATTCCATGATGATCCAATCGGAATTTGAGCGTGTATCTGCTGTTGCCATGCGACCGAATGATTTGTTGTTTTACATGAACCAACATTTTTATGATAAAAATGCAGACCTTCAAATTTATTTCCCAGCACTCGTAATGGATTTTGATTTTCATCAAAAAATCCTTCGTTACGCGGGAGGCGGTGTCCAAAACCAAATCCACATGAAAAAAAATGGAGCCTTCGCTAAGTTAGAAAACACAGGTCCCATCATTGGAATTTTGGAACACTACCGGTATGGAATATTAGAATCAAAGGTGGAATCGGGGGACCGAATCTTTTTGTATACCGACGGTTTGTTTGAAGAGTTAAACGAATCAGATGGAACCCAGGCTTGGACCGATTTGTTAGAGGTAATTCAAAGTACCGTATCTTTACCATTTGCGGAAGTTGTTCCCTCTATCCAAACCATGTTATTTCAGAGGATGAACAAATCACAGTGGAAGGATGATTCCACTCTTATTTTTATAGAAATCACCTAA
- a CDS encoding citrate/2-methylcitrate synthase, with product MSEVEFHVKGKTYKLPVIVGTDGKEGIDLTDFYRKTGLVTVDPGLFNTALGLSKVSRRDPEKGELTYRGYDLKELAYHSTFVETSFLLIYGNLPTKQELNDFSSRLSKHSMIHEDMLNLFDGFPGVANPLAVLSVMVTSLSSYYLQEYEEKLDMGVDLIARLLAKIRTIAAFTYKHAVGHPFVYPLDKNPYCTNFLYMMHKMPADNYAVPEEFDRILNQMWILHADHEQNVSNTAVQVVGSTQANLFASISAGIMAQWGAREGGRPTAAIGLIEDIIKTKTPVKDYFERFKRGGLNIQTNGFGQKAYDVVSPRAQVAREIIREFYKGRKLSAVEDVALQIDEIVWNDSYFMENLLYPNLEYYSGLVFHTLGIPKNMFSVMQVIGRLPGWLAHWREQRMKGDFSKVRPKQIYVGENQRKYIPVQNRL from the coding sequence ATGAGTGAAGTGGAATTCCACGTCAAGGGCAAAACATACAAATTACCGGTCATCGTTGGTACCGATGGAAAAGAAGGAATCGACCTAACCGATTTTTATAGAAAAACCGGCCTAGTCACAGTGGATCCCGGTTTGTTTAACACAGCCCTCGGTTTGTCGAAAGTATCTAGACGTGATCCAGAAAAAGGTGAATTGACTTATCGTGGTTATGACCTGAAAGAACTTGCTTACCATTCCACATTTGTGGAAACTTCGTTTTTATTAATTTATGGAAATCTTCCCACCAAGCAAGAGTTAAACGATTTTTCAAGTCGCCTCTCTAAACACTCAATGATCCACGAAGATATGTTGAATCTCTTTGATGGTTTTCCTGGTGTTGCCAACCCACTCGCTGTTTTATCGGTGATGGTAACTTCTCTTTCTAGTTATTATCTTCAAGAATATGAAGAGAAGCTGGATATGGGTGTGGATCTAATCGCAAGATTACTCGCAAAAATTCGTACCATTGCTGCGTTCACATACAAACATGCCGTAGGACACCCGTTTGTTTATCCATTGGATAAAAATCCATATTGCACCAACTTCCTTTACATGATGCATAAAATGCCTGCGGACAATTATGCGGTTCCCGAAGAGTTTGATCGTATATTAAACCAAATGTGGATTCTACATGCGGACCACGAACAAAATGTATCCAACACGGCCGTACAAGTGGTTGGATCCACACAAGCCAATTTATTTGCATCAATTTCAGCTGGGATCATGGCGCAATGGGGAGCTCGTGAAGGTGGACGACCCACCGCAGCGATTGGTCTTATTGAAGACATCATCAAAACAAAAACACCCGTTAAAGATTATTTCGAAAGGTTCAAACGTGGTGGCCTAAACATTCAAACTAACGGGTTTGGACAAAAGGCCTATGATGTGGTAAGCCCTCGTGCCCAAGTGGCTCGCGAGATCATACGCGAATTTTATAAAGGTAGAAAGTTGAGTGCCGTGGAAGATGTGGCTCTCCAAATTGACGAAATAGTTTGGAACGACTCCTATTTTATGGAAAATCTCCTCTATCCTAACTTAGAATATTACTCAGGGTTAGTATTTCACACATTGGGAATCCCTAAGAATATGTTCTCTGTAATGCAAGTGATTGGTAGACTTCCTGGATGGCTTGCTCATTGGAGAGAACAAAGGATGAAGGGAGACTTCTCAAAAGTTCGTCCAAAACAAATATATGTGGGTGAAAACCAAAGAAAGTACATCCCCGTTCAGAATCGCCTATAG
- a CDS encoding STAS domain-containing protein, protein MMEEFKIRLGFENGGNLPVIHISGEITSEAEEEIVESYESIPADKRLRVILNFSETSYINSAGIATLISLITKSSENQGKIEFAGLNTHFRKVMDIVGLTDFVLIHDSLNSALTQV, encoded by the coding sequence ATGATGGAAGAGTTTAAGATTCGATTGGGATTTGAGAACGGGGGAAATCTCCCTGTGATCCATATTTCTGGCGAAATCACATCCGAAGCCGAAGAAGAGATTGTTGAATCTTACGAATCCATCCCGGCAGACAAACGCCTTCGTGTCATTTTGAACTTTTCTGAAACTTCTTATATCAATTCTGCTGGAATTGCCACCCTGATCAGCCTGATCACAAAATCATCTGAGAACCAGGGAAAAATCGAGTTTGCCGGACTCAATACCCACTTCCGTAAGGTGATGGATATTGTTGGTTTGACTGACTTTGTCCTCATTCACGATTCTCTTAATTCTGCACTCACCCAAGTCTAA